A window of Haliscomenobacter hydrossis DSM 1100 contains these coding sequences:
- the fabD gene encoding ACP S-malonyltransferase → MKAYIFPGQGSQFVGMGKDLYESAAIAKMLFDQANEILGFSITDVMFEGAEEDLKQTKITQPAIFLHSIAKAQMAGDSFQPDAVAGHSLGEFSALVAAKALSFEAALVLVYKRAMAMQKACEIQPSTMAAVLGLADDKVEEICASITDDLVVPANYNCPGQLVISGTISGVEKAVALCKEAGALKAVLLQVGGAFHSPLMQPAQEELAAAINATAFNTPICPIYQNVNALAETDPAQIKLKLIQQLTAPVRWTQTMQNMIQGGVSEFVEVGGTGKVLQGLVKKIDRAFPTSAL, encoded by the coding sequence ATGAAAGCTTACATTTTTCCTGGACAAGGTTCCCAATTTGTGGGAATGGGAAAAGACTTATACGAAAGCGCAGCAATAGCGAAGATGCTTTTCGATCAAGCGAATGAAATTCTGGGATTTTCGATTACGGATGTGATGTTTGAAGGCGCTGAAGAAGACCTGAAACAAACCAAAATAACCCAACCCGCAATTTTTTTGCACTCGATTGCCAAAGCCCAAATGGCTGGAGATTCTTTTCAACCTGACGCGGTTGCGGGCCATTCGCTGGGCGAGTTTTCGGCCTTGGTTGCGGCAAAAGCCTTATCTTTTGAAGCCGCACTCGTCCTGGTGTACAAGCGAGCGATGGCCATGCAAAAGGCCTGCGAAATCCAGCCCAGTACCATGGCCGCGGTATTGGGATTGGCCGACGATAAAGTAGAAGAAATTTGTGCGTCCATTACCGATGATCTCGTGGTTCCGGCTAATTACAACTGCCCTGGGCAATTGGTGATTTCTGGTACCATTAGTGGCGTAGAAAAAGCTGTAGCTTTGTGCAAAGAGGCTGGAGCACTGAAAGCAGTTTTGTTACAGGTGGGTGGAGCTTTTCACTCTCCCCTGATGCAACCTGCCCAGGAAGAACTTGCAGCTGCCATCAACGCAACGGCGTTTAATACACCGATCTGTCCGATTTACCAAAATGTCAATGCGTTGGCAGAGACGGATCCTGCACAAATCAAACTCAAGCTGATTCAACAACTGACTGCACCCGTACGTTGGACCCAAACCATGCAAAACATGATCCAGGGTGGGGTGAGTGAGTTTGTTGAAGTAGGAGGAACTGGTAAGGTTTTACAAGGATTGGTGAAAAAAATTGATCGTGCTTTTCCGACGAGTGCTTTATAG
- a CDS encoding Ig-like domain-containing protein has protein sequence MKDTPSKVIFEGVMSTGVFVQPKHGKAYLDPSMTVNGSSNTRIYTLVYEPQAGYIGLDTFVYAVRTCITGNSCFKEVTVAVTVKLSKVDAYPDLYYVPSSATPVKLNVLTNDISNLGGLEIVSVSTINNGTAKITKGDPNIEFQAKAGFSGTAKLIYTVCDKVGSCDQTSVSIFVDRNDRSKPDTVKIFTLKNESAPILIPVVYGLVEQPQSGFFNGDLDVPVYTPNPGFKGSDYLTFEDGNAKIVAQIEVLDHVRNKFAVDDRADVLPGKNVEVDVLQNDGFVYGAGCIDYSQPKYGQVSYDSRNKGIFTYKAPTGFIGVDQFTYRSFPPGCGGVAEVATVYVYVSNYEPAYAKFLMSTAKSTPLVIAYNVPIETYSFNIVAQAKQGKVVFYPGLVNQVISGRLLQGSNLLVYIPNLGYTGPDAFEVTLCMADSKDCKNRKSIKVEVDVLDVGHPVLPSCIEDCVWAGDTNQDGIVDMNDLLPLGLHMGEVGVPRGEVSLEEWYGQHSSNWDNPYVTNYDLKHLDTDGDSLIMDRDTLAISKFYGNTHSFVPTPIPFYNYEIKIVSDQELEPGKPFEFDLVIGDQKSPVIDLYGFTFALPYNAKLFKPQSFSIALSDDSWLGYNSPVLAMTRDDQKGLLEMAFTRTNKLAVSGYGRIGKGKGVVIDAIEGLEVPDADEEQETIIKFPGGTGTGVSSSGQTFGIRVAPFEFKFKKSNKPSTPNLGRPLEQKLPSVRLFPNPASNMVRLDLGKNDASIQRLQVFNALGQMVYNTLGDGNPYAEIGVSHWSEGMYVAKVFTNKGVYSEKFEVFK, from the coding sequence TTGAAAGATACACCATCAAAAGTCATTTTTGAAGGGGTGATGAGTACAGGTGTCTTTGTTCAACCCAAGCACGGAAAGGCCTATCTCGATCCTTCAATGACCGTCAATGGTTCCAGCAACACCAGAATATACACCTTGGTTTATGAACCACAAGCGGGGTACATTGGTTTGGATACTTTCGTTTACGCCGTCCGGACCTGTATTACTGGCAACAGCTGTTTTAAAGAAGTTACCGTAGCCGTAACCGTCAAGTTGTCCAAAGTTGATGCCTATCCCGATTTGTATTATGTACCTTCATCCGCGACGCCTGTCAAGTTAAATGTACTGACCAATGATATTTCAAATTTAGGTGGATTAGAGATCGTAAGTGTATCCACCATCAACAATGGAACTGCCAAAATCACCAAGGGGGATCCCAATATTGAGTTTCAGGCAAAAGCAGGGTTCTCAGGAACTGCTAAACTGATTTATACGGTTTGTGACAAGGTCGGTTCTTGTGACCAAACTTCGGTAAGTATTTTTGTTGACCGCAATGACCGCTCAAAACCGGATACCGTAAAGATTTTTACCCTCAAAAATGAAAGTGCACCCATCCTTATTCCGGTGGTTTATGGATTGGTAGAGCAACCACAAAGTGGATTTTTTAATGGAGATTTAGACGTACCAGTGTATACCCCCAATCCAGGATTTAAAGGGTCGGATTATTTGACCTTTGAAGATGGCAATGCAAAGATCGTTGCCCAAATTGAGGTACTGGATCATGTGCGCAATAAATTTGCAGTAGATGACCGAGCAGACGTGCTACCCGGAAAAAACGTGGAGGTGGATGTATTGCAAAACGATGGGTTTGTGTACGGTGCTGGATGTATTGATTATTCACAACCCAAATATGGCCAGGTAAGCTACGATTCACGCAATAAAGGAATTTTTACCTATAAGGCACCTACGGGCTTCATCGGAGTTGATCAGTTCACTTACCGCAGTTTCCCTCCCGGTTGTGGTGGCGTTGCTGAAGTGGCCACGGTGTATGTTTACGTAAGCAATTACGAACCCGCTTATGCCAAGTTTTTGATGAGTACCGCCAAGTCTACACCTTTGGTCATTGCCTACAATGTACCCATTGAAACTTATTCCTTCAACATTGTGGCTCAAGCCAAACAAGGTAAAGTGGTATTTTATCCCGGATTGGTGAATCAAGTCATTTCTGGGCGCTTACTTCAGGGGTCAAACCTGCTGGTGTACATTCCTAACCTTGGATATACCGGGCCAGACGCATTCGAGGTCACTTTGTGTATGGCCGACAGCAAAGATTGCAAAAACCGCAAAAGCATCAAGGTCGAGGTCGATGTGCTCGACGTTGGACACCCGGTGTTGCCTTCTTGTATCGAAGATTGTGTTTGGGCGGGTGATACCAACCAGGATGGAATTGTAGACATGAATGATCTATTGCCCCTGGGCTTGCACATGGGGGAAGTTGGCGTACCACGTGGAGAAGTTTCGCTGGAGGAATGGTACGGCCAACACAGCAGCAACTGGGACAATCCTTACGTGACCAACTACGATCTTAAACACCTGGATACGGACGGCGATAGCCTGATCATGGATCGCGATACGCTGGCCATCAGCAAATTTTATGGGAATACCCACTCTTTTGTGCCTACGCCCATTCCTTTTTACAACTACGAAATCAAAATTGTATCAGATCAGGAACTGGAGCCGGGCAAACCTTTCGAATTTGATTTGGTCATTGGGGATCAAAAGAGCCCAGTGATTGATTTATATGGTTTCACCTTTGCTTTGCCATACAACGCCAAGTTGTTTAAACCACAGTCTTTCAGCATTGCGCTTAGCGACGACAGCTGGTTGGGGTACAACTCTCCAGTATTGGCCATGACGCGTGATGACCAAAAGGGATTGTTGGAAATGGCTTTTACGCGTACCAACAAATTGGCGGTGAGTGGTTACGGTCGAATCGGGAAAGGAAAAGGAGTGGTGATCGATGCCATTGAAGGCTTGGAAGTCCCTGATGCCGACGAAGAACAAGAAACCATCATCAAGTTCCCTGGCGGCACAGGTACTGGCGTTTCCAGTTCCGGCCAAACTTTTGGTATCCGTGTAGCACCCTTTGAATTTAAATTCAAAAAGAGCAATAAACCTTCTACACCCAACTTGGGTCGCCCCTTGGAGCAGAAGTTGCCATCCGTACGTTTGTTCCCCAACCCCGCTTCCAATATGGTGCGTTTGGATTTGGGGAAAAACGATGCGAGTATTCAGCGCTTGCAAGTTTTTAATGCACTTGGGCAAATGGTGTACAATACCCTCGGCGATGGTAATCCCTATGCCGAAATTGGGGTAAGCCATTGGTCTGAAGGTATGTATGTGGCAAAGGTGTTCACAAACAAAGGGGTATACAGTGAGAAATTTGAAGTTTTTAAATAA
- a CDS encoding sensor histidine kinase: MLFWAIVLLILTIVEGTRHGFVFTITNELITIFFSALIVYINLLYLIPNYLTQNRFLTYALLLILVVIILSPIKTLIFYFKFSHFPLEQEDIKNNQLAFFLFNFLFATGSTIFKIVTDWFYYLREKQVLETETMQSELRFLKSQINPHFLFNTLNNLYALTLKKSDLAPEIVIKLSEMMRYMLYDCNEKRVLLSKEVAYLQNYLDLEKLRQGNNVKINFTVEGQISEQKIAPLLFIPFLENSFKHGLNSYITNGGFVNVLLQVDQQTVHFSIENSKPEKVPIADPNRRSGGIGLVNVHRRLNLMYPNQYELKIDNNPKTYVVDLMIELEE, from the coding sequence ATGCTCTTTTGGGCGATCGTGTTGCTCATTCTCACCATTGTGGAGGGAACACGTCATGGCTTTGTTTTTACCATCACCAATGAGTTAATTACCATTTTTTTTTCGGCCCTGATTGTCTACATCAACCTACTGTATCTCATCCCCAATTACCTGACTCAAAACCGTTTTTTGACTTATGCCCTACTGCTGATTTTGGTGGTTATTATACTTAGTCCGATCAAAACCTTGATTTTTTACTTCAAGTTCTCCCACTTCCCCCTGGAGCAAGAAGACATCAAAAACAACCAACTGGCCTTCTTTCTGTTTAATTTTTTGTTTGCCACGGGTTCAACCATCTTCAAAATTGTGACGGATTGGTTTTATTATTTGCGGGAAAAACAGGTACTTGAAACCGAAACCATGCAATCGGAGTTGCGTTTTTTAAAATCGCAGATCAACCCACACTTTTTGTTCAACACGCTCAACAACCTTTATGCCTTGACCCTGAAGAAATCAGACCTGGCACCCGAAATTGTGATTAAACTTTCGGAAATGATGCGCTATATGCTCTATGATTGCAACGAAAAGCGTGTACTTTTGAGCAAAGAAGTTGCTTATTTGCAGAACTACCTTGACCTGGAAAAATTGCGGCAGGGCAACAACGTGAAGATCAATTTTACGGTAGAAGGACAAATCAGTGAGCAAAAAATTGCCCCACTGCTCTTTATTCCTTTTCTGGAAAATAGCTTCAAACACGGATTAAATAGCTATATTACCAACGGAGGATTTGTCAATGTGCTGCTCCAGGTAGACCAGCAAACCGTGCATTTTTCCATCGAAAACAGCAAACCGGAGAAAGTTCCAATTGCTGATCCCAATCGACGTAGTGGTGGAATCGGTTTGGTCAACGTACACCGTAGACTAAACTTGATGTACCCCAACCAATATGAGTTAAAAATTGACAACAACCCCAAAACCTATGTTGTCGATTTAATGATTGAATTAGAAGAATAA
- a CDS encoding peptidoglycan DD-metalloendopeptidase family protein — MLNTKIPFKLREKFAQLNWTWIIIGSLGLGLLLTLAVSPSTSRHLKASLLGKDRNVLIGSFPVVVPTIKYGFALDTFQVYESEFRSSENLGDILMKRRMTYADIDNLVRNSKDVFDVRDLTAGKPYLILSKDSTQGPDFLIYEPSVYKYYVFHLNNEDSLFIEKVERPITTAIRSSGVTVESSLWESMERSGADPALIKSLEDALKWSVDFHHLNRGEQFKAVYDQHYVEGQPVDPGRVHAALYKSENKENYAFYYESPHYTGYYDQEGRPMKKGFLRAPVKYARISSGYNLRRFHPILRTVRPHFGTDYAAPYGTPIIAVGDGTVLEATRRGGNGNFVKIKHTGQVQTQYLHMQAFARGIRPGARVSQGQVIGYVGATGLATGPHVCFRFWVNGKQVNHNMLKLPPPEPLPKAEMEKFSVLRDKFMEMLKEIPVETIAP, encoded by the coding sequence GTGTTGAACACAAAAATTCCTTTTAAACTGCGTGAGAAATTTGCGCAGCTGAACTGGACATGGATCATAATCGGTAGTTTGGGCTTAGGTTTGCTTCTAACACTCGCTGTTTCACCTAGTACCTCCCGCCACCTCAAAGCCTCTTTATTGGGCAAAGACCGCAATGTATTGATTGGATCCTTCCCGGTGGTTGTCCCTACGATCAAATATGGTTTCGCCTTAGACACTTTCCAGGTGTACGAATCGGAATTCCGCAGCAGCGAAAATTTGGGAGATATCCTGATGAAACGCCGCATGACTTACGCCGACATCGACAATCTGGTGCGGAACAGCAAAGACGTATTCGACGTACGCGACCTGACCGCCGGAAAACCCTACCTGATTTTATCAAAAGATTCAACCCAAGGGCCTGATTTCCTCATTTACGAGCCCAGTGTGTACAAATACTACGTTTTCCACCTGAACAATGAGGATTCCTTGTTCATTGAAAAAGTGGAAAGACCCATTACAACAGCAATCAGATCTTCAGGCGTCACCGTGGAGTCTTCACTGTGGGAATCGATGGAACGCAGTGGCGCTGATCCCGCGCTGATCAAATCGCTGGAAGATGCCCTAAAATGGAGTGTGGATTTTCACCACCTCAACCGTGGGGAACAGTTCAAGGCCGTTTATGATCAACATTACGTGGAAGGGCAACCCGTTGATCCGGGTCGCGTGCATGCTGCGCTGTACAAGAGCGAAAACAAGGAAAATTATGCTTTCTACTACGAAAGCCCACACTATACTGGTTACTACGACCAGGAAGGTCGCCCGATGAAGAAAGGATTTTTGCGTGCTCCGGTCAAGTATGCGCGCATTTCTTCGGGATACAACTTACGCCGTTTTCATCCTATTTTGAGAACGGTTCGCCCGCACTTTGGCACCGATTACGCGGCACCTTATGGCACGCCGATCATTGCGGTTGGTGATGGTACCGTATTAGAAGCTACCCGCCGTGGAGGCAACGGCAACTTTGTCAAAATCAAACACACTGGTCAGGTTCAAACGCAGTATTTGCACATGCAAGCATTCGCCCGGGGCATTCGCCCGGGTGCAAGGGTATCACAAGGCCAGGTGATTGGTTATGTTGGCGCAACCGGTTTGGCCACCGGCCCTCACGTGTGTTTCCGCTTTTGGGTAAACGGCAAACAAGTCAACCACAACATGTTGAAACTTCCTCCTCCTGAACCGCTTCCTAAAGCAGAGATGGAAAAGTTTTCCGTACTGCGCGACAAATTCATGGAGATGCTGAAAGAAATTCCGGTAGAAACGATCGCTCCTTAG
- a CDS encoding LytR/AlgR family response regulator transcription factor produces the protein MIKVIIVDDEPLAQDVLETYVEKFPELSLVRKCNNALEANEVLKSQDIDLMFLDIQMPQLTGIDFLKTLSRPPLVIFTTAYPNYALEGFELNALDYLLKPISLERFIKAVNKAVEQVKLQRNEPGATGSAAAEAEQHPDYIFVKADKKLVKVNYHDIIYIEGLKDYVIIRMENQRVITLQTMKSLEDKLPSNRFKRIHRSYIINIDKINAIVGNMVEVIEKTQPKHLPIGKNYRDELNDMIEKNKL, from the coding sequence ATGATCAAAGTAATCATCGTAGATGACGAACCACTGGCTCAAGATGTTTTGGAAACTTACGTAGAAAAGTTTCCGGAATTGAGCTTAGTGCGCAAATGCAACAACGCCTTGGAGGCCAACGAAGTATTAAAGAGTCAAGACATCGACTTGATGTTTCTGGACATTCAGATGCCCCAACTTACGGGTATTGATTTTTTAAAAACCCTTTCCCGCCCGCCCTTGGTTATTTTCACCACAGCTTATCCCAATTATGCATTGGAAGGCTTTGAGCTGAATGCCCTGGATTATCTGCTCAAACCCATTTCATTGGAGCGCTTTATCAAAGCCGTGAACAAGGCGGTTGAACAGGTAAAGCTGCAACGCAATGAACCGGGCGCTACAGGATCCGCGGCCGCGGAGGCCGAGCAACATCCAGATTATATTTTTGTCAAAGCCGACAAAAAACTGGTGAAAGTCAATTACCATGACATCATCTACATTGAAGGCTTAAAAGACTACGTCATCATCAGGATGGAAAACCAACGGGTGATCACGCTGCAAACCATGAAGAGTTTGGAAGACAAGCTACCTTCCAACCGCTTTAAACGCATTCATCGCTCGTACATCATCAACATTGACAAAATCAATGCAATTGTGGGCAATATGGTGGAAGTCATTGAAAAAACGCAGCCTAAACACCTGCCGATTGGCAAAAACTACCGCGATGAGTTGAATGATATGATTGAGAAGAACAAGTTATAG
- a CDS encoding YqgE/AlgH family protein yields MKALKIGKILLAEPFMLDPNFKRAAVILCDHGGEGSIGFVINRPLNHQINAILEDFPEFEAEVFFGGPVEADTTLHYLHNVGDLLEGSVKISNGVYWGGDFEKLKFLISSELIEPHNIRFFLGYTGWGEGQLEEEMSTGSWVIADADANYLFKTEPSELWQEIMQNKGSTYTVIAQMPDSANWN; encoded by the coding sequence ATGAAGGCGCTTAAAATTGGTAAAATTCTTTTGGCCGAACCCTTTATGCTTGATCCTAATTTTAAACGGGCTGCGGTCATCCTGTGTGATCATGGCGGTGAGGGGAGTATTGGATTTGTCATCAATCGGCCGCTCAACCACCAGATTAATGCCATTCTGGAGGATTTCCCGGAATTTGAAGCTGAGGTCTTTTTTGGCGGCCCGGTTGAAGCGGACACCACCCTGCATTATTTGCACAATGTTGGAGATTTGCTGGAAGGCAGCGTCAAAATTTCCAACGGCGTATACTGGGGTGGAGATTTTGAAAAACTCAAGTTTTTGATTTCTTCCGAATTGATTGAACCCCACAACATCCGCTTTTTTTTGGGATACACCGGTTGGGGAGAAGGCCAGCTTGAAGAAGAAATGTCCACGGGGTCGTGGGTCATTGCCGATGCAGACGCCAATTATTTGTTCAAAACGGAACCCTCGGAGTTGTGGCAAGAAATCATGCAAAACAAAGGCAGTACGTATACCGTGATTGCACAGATGCCTGATTCGGCAAATTGGAACTGA